AAGTGAAGAATGAATTATTCTTCTTTCATAGGGATTCATTGGTTCTAATTTTACAGTTCTACCTGTCCTTTTAACTTTTTCAGCAACTCTTCTTGCAAGTCTTTTTAAGGTCTCTTCTCTTTTCAATCTATAATTTTCTGTGTCTAAAATAACTCTTTTATATTCCATATCATGATTTTTATTTACTACAAGACTTATAAGATATTGAATGGCATCTAATGTTTCTCCCCTATAACCAATAAGTATTCCCATATCAGAACCAGTTAAATATATTTTTATAACATCATTATTCTCTTTAATTTGTATTTCAGCTTCTACTTTCATACACTGCAGAATATTTTTTAAAAATATATTTGCCTCTTTTATGTAGTCTCTTTTTACCTTAACTTTTATTTTAGCGGGCCTAACCCCTATAAAGTTCAAAAAACCTTTGTTGCCTGGATCTAATATTTCAACTTCAACTTTATCTCTTTCAACTCTTAATTCCAGTAAT
This window of the Clostridium kluyveri DSM 555 genome carries:
- the jag gene encoding RNA-binding cell elongation regulator Jag/EloR, encoding MKIIEVTGKTVEEAIKNALLELRVERDKVEVEILDPGNKGFLNFIGVRPAKIKVKVKRDYIKEANIFLKNILQCMKVEAEIQIKENNDVIKIYLTGSDMGILIGYRGETLDAIQYLISLVVNKNHDMEYKRVILDTENYRLKREETLKRLARRVAEKVKRTGRTVKLEPMNPYERRIIHSSLQNDFYVNTYSEGQEPFRRVVVDFKKF